The Panicum hallii strain FIL2 chromosome 5, PHallii_v3.1, whole genome shotgun sequence genome contains the following window.
AGAACCTTAGGTGGCTAAGGTTTAATAATTTTTTACTTCAATATTTATTGCATAACAGATATTCAAAATAAATGAGGAGGATATTTCTTTAATAAAAGTGACCATTAGAGTGACTTACAGGTTTTCTAGATTGATCAATTTGGAGAAATTTTGTGGAATAGGTCCTTGAAGTTTCATCCCATATAATCGCCTAGCAAGATCACACCATTAGCTCATGAAGAATGGGAAGGAAGGAGGAGCTGTACCTAACAGCAAGCCAGGTGGTTATGCATACAAGTCTGTCAGGTTGGTTAAGTTCTGAATAAATTCTGGAATAGGCCCTTCGATGTAATTATCAAACATCCACCTGCATAATCAACCACAATATTAGTTATGGTTCTTCAAATTGACTCTGCCTGATGTAGATGGTTACTTAGGATGTAAAAACAAAGAGATATATGACACACTTACAGGGACTTGAGATTCCTTAAAAGTGATGACTCATGAGGAAAATATCCACTGAGATTGTTATTATTGAAGTGCCTAGCTATATGGAGAGCATTCAATCAGCTATGAGAAGATTAAATGTTTTGGCTCACAAATAATTTCACAACTAAGACAATCAGAGTACCAACAAAAATCTGGAGAAGGATTAATTCTTGTCATAAGATGTACTATTTATAAGCATGCACTGGATACATCACAGACTAGTTACTTGAATAACATCAGCCAAACTACTACAGCTAGAAACTGATCATGGGATGGCAGAAACAAAAGTCAACGATGTAGAACATTATGTTATCTGAAATTGCTAAACTAATATCCAAAATTTGGAATAGTTAGGAGTTTCAGTCCAGACTTGAGATAGAAAATACAGAAATAAGCAAGTATTTCTTAGATAAGGAATCGCTCGTCGTATTCAGCTATATCATGTCTGTAGTTGCTATGGATGCATGTCAGGGTCACAGTACCGCTCTCCAACTAAGTTGGAAAATTAAAGATTCTGTTACCAGTAGATTAATTAGAGTTCAATGGAGTTCAACAAGATGGACCATCAATATACATGTTCTTAGGTGACAGCTACAAGAACAATGGCTCAATGAAGAACAAATCAAATTTACAAACACTTCAGGGGAACAAGTTCGGTTATCACCATGTTTCCAGCTTGGAAAGATTGCCAACTTCTCGGGGAACTGAACCACTCAAGTTGTTATTACTCAAATCCCTACAGAAACAAATAGGAGGTGACTTACAATCGTATTGAAATTTCTATTCTCACAAGAGAATGTATATATCATAATGATAATCAGAggcatttttcaaaaaaaaaaaggaagaccAGAGCTATGCTAACGCAGGTAGAGCAAACTTAAAAATTGTAACCATCAGTCCAAGTATATACCATTCTAGGAAGGAAACATGGTCAATTTCCAATACACGCCACTATTAATTGCTTCTCAATAGAATGATAGTGGTGATAGACTGTTAAAGGGTATATGGTACAAAACATAGGAGCGAAGTATGTCAAAAGCAAATCAATCCATTCCTTGTTTCATGTAAATAGAGCTAAATGACAACAAAATAGGGTAGGAGGAAGTAACGATAGATAATTTTTCTGTCATGCGAACTTACAGAAGTAATGGTTCAATTTAAATGCTATGTGCATGGATAACTAAGATATCAAAATTTGTGCAAACTGTCAATGAAGCATAAGTACATTGAGTAAGAACGAAGAAGAATAAGTAATGTTGTCCATTAGATTCATCTAGGAACAGGAGGACACCATATTTTAGCAGAAGTTATACAAGTCCATATTTTGGTGAAAAATGGCATAATACTTTCAGTAAACAATGCTACATTATGACACAGTTCATCATGGCTCAATGACAAGTTGCGGACAAACTAGATCCATCAACTAACTACTTACAGAAGTCATCCTGGCCAAATATCACATCTCCTACTAGTATGAAAACAGGGCGATTATTTTCCATACAAGAGTAACCAATTCTGCAACATTAACCGTCAATTCCAGAATGGAAAACTCACAGAGAGACAAGCTCCGTCAGATTAAAGAGCGCCGGCGGGATCTCCGTGATGTTCCTGTAACCAGTCACATTCCTGCATTACCCAGACATTCGAGATCCACACGTCAGTCACATGCTCTCAGAAGCGTCAGCAGCAAACgggaggaagaacaaaaacggCGTACAGCTGCGTGATGCGGCACTCGACGCCGCTGGAGCAGTCGCAGTCGACAGACGCGTTTACCGCGAACGACCGGGACCAGGCGCCCTTCCCGCACGGGTCCTCTGCCGCAGCGTCGCCCTCCAGGCGCCACTGCCGGAACACGGCGTGCAGGGCGGCCGCTGCAGGAAAACACGAGATCCACGAGTCACGAGCCGCCAACCTTCCCACAGCGGTTGTACAACACAGGGCACCAGAATGAGCGAGAAATCAGAAATCGATACCGTCGGAGGGGTTGGTgggtggcagcggcgggcccTGTGCGGCGACGATggcgaggaggagcgcgaggaCCAGGAGGAAGACGGCGACGAGACTAGCGGGCGCGGAGCGAGCCATGGGGGCCGGCGtggggcgcggcggccgcgggtggGAGTTGACTTGCGCGCgcaggaggtggtggaggagtGGTGGGAGGAGCACAGCATTGGGTTGCTGCTGCCTGCAGCTGTTATTTCCTAGCGGAGCGGGCGGGCTGGGTCTCTGCCTCTGGGGTTTGACCGCGCGATCATGTGCGCTCGCAGAGACGAGGTCGCGGGGGCGCAGGTGGAGTTGACGCGGCCGTGTCGGGGAGCGTGCGGCGGGGGGATCCGGTCGGCGGCCGCGGATGCGGCGGGTTGGCGGCGCCGGTTTCGAGTTTTGGCCGATGCGAGGAGCAGCAGGCGGAgtaggggagggagggaggaagatgCTGGTCGCTTTCGCGTGGACGAAACAAATTCGTAGGGCCTTGAATTCGAATCTCCGTGCAAAGCAACGGTGATAAAAACGGACGAAATTCGTCAACACGTTTAAATATGAAATTTTCGTGCAAAGGAACGGTGTCAACTCTCAGAGACTCGGACTTCTGCCGTGCTAGGTTGACATTACTAGGTACCAATGGTTCTTCAGAATTGCTATACTTCAGGATGTGGCATGACCTTCACAGACCATGCTCCGTGCCAACAGGGGAGTCTACAGCTGCACATGCCGTTCCAGGGGTGCGAAACAAAAGAAATGCGATTGTGTACTCACTGTCCTCACGCACATGGCAATTCACCCTACCATCAAAAACACTCGTTTCAGAGAGACAAGGCACTTTGCTTAGTAAAATTTGGTATTCATACAGTACAAATCCAGGAATCACAATATGTGTACAAGCTCAAATCAGTCACACAATTAGTAGAATGGCAGATACATTGTGACCTGAAACATGTCCATAAGCTGTGTTCGTTTTGGCATATAAGCTAGATGTGCTATAGCTATAATCACCCTAGTATGATGTATCACCCTGCAAACAACACCAGATCAGAGTTGCTTCTTTGCCACATTTCTGTTCTGCTCCAGATAAGGGTAGGCTCTCTGGTACTTTAATATAGCCCAAACAAGATGCTTGAACGAGAATTCAGGCCAGAGGGGGCCTGGGTTCTGCAGATGACTGAACGTCGTCTGCCACAGGAGGAAATTGCTCAGCCGAGTCTCACCTGAAGTCCGGATCACGATATCAGGATCCGGGCAACCAGCGCTATACATGTGGCGATCCAAATCGGCCACTGAAATCTCCGAATGCACACTGTTATTTGCAGCCTGACCATTAGAGTCGCTGGCATGTTCTCTCTGCAGCATCTCCCTCCTTTCTGCGCAGACCTCGTTAACAGCATTGACAATCTCAGAAGTCGAGTTATATGGCATGCAGACAGAGAGAACTAACCCTGTGCTTCCAGCCGTGCTTGCCATCAGCTTCTGAGCTGCTAACCTCACTGGCTCAGCTAACAGGTCCAAGTTTCCCCAGAAGTTGATCTTACAGTTAATCCTGTTGATCACGCTTCGGCTGTCTAATAACTCATTGATCTTTTCCTCCATTAACTGCATCAAGGACTGCACCTCACTTGGGTCCCTTTTAAAATTGTCAATGCTAAATGCATAAACCGTGATGTACTTCACACCCATTTCATAGCAGTACAGCAGATTTGCAATAAGAGCAGAGAAACCCACCCTGTGACCAGCTCCTTGCTGGATGCTTCTAAATTTAGCATATCTGCGGTTACCGTCCATAATAAACGCTATGTGCTTGGGCATTGGGCCATATGAGATGACAGCTATGAGGCACTTGCGTAGGAAATTCTGGAGACTTGCAAGAACACCAGCTGTAACCATCTCATCAGGTTTCTCTATCTTCGGATCCTAGACCAAGCAAATAAAAATGAATAGAACCTTCCATATTGTAAGAATATTTGTGGACGTCAACACAATAAATAGGTTATAGCTCTTTGAGGATCTTTACAAGCCTGATAAGTGATATCTGATTGCTTGCTTTATTAAGAAACTAATTTCATATGTTGCCGCAAATATAAAACTCACCACTTTAGGAGAGCAAGCAATAAGTGCCTCTGCCATTGTGATGACGAGGGGTGTGGCCAATTACCAAAGCTGCAAACAGGAAGACACGTGAGGATTAGAACTTGTGTAAAGGGGGAAAACGCCATCAGAATAGAGTATTAAAAAAAGAAGTAAAGAACTACACCAAGCAACATTTGGCATTACAAAAAAACATGCTGCAAGGTTTTTACAAGCAGGCTGCACAGTTGTACTACCCAGCTATGAAGTACACCTTTTTCCtttttgaaaagaaaagagTCATCTTGGGCTATGAATGATGAGAGAGACCCACTGATTAACTAGTTGATGGAGTGCAGAGTTTCCCATAGTGCAAATGATGAGACCCACTGGAGATCAAAATCAACCAGAAGCTGGACTATCTATCAAAAGCTTCAATTTGAGCATTTGCACGTAAGTGTCAATTT
Protein-coding sequences here:
- the LOC112893045 gene encoding dehydrodolichyl diphosphate synthase 6-like, which gives rise to MAEALIACSPKVDPKIEKPDEMVTAGVLASLQNFLRKCLIAVISYGPMPKHIAFIMDGNRRYAKFRSIQQGAGHRVGFSALIANLLYCYEMGVKYITVYAFSIDNFKRDPSEVQSLMQLMEEKINELLDSRSVINRINCKINFWGNLDLLAEPVRLAAQKLMASTAGSTGLVLSVCMPYNSTSEIVNAVNEVCAERREMLQREHASDSNGQAANNSVHSEISVADLDRHMYSAGCPDPDIVIRTSGETRLSNFLLWQTTFSHLQNPGPLWPEFSFKHLVWAILKYQRAYPYLEQNRNVAKKQL
- the LOC112891706 gene encoding probable LRR receptor-like serine/threonine-protein kinase At1g56130 isoform X2 is translated as MARSAPASLVAVFLLVLALLLAIVAAQGPPLPPTNPSDAAALHAVFRQWRLEGDAAAEDPCGKGAWSRSFAVNASVDCDCSSGVECRITQLNVTGYRNITEIPPALFNLTELVSLDLSNNNLSGSVPREVGNLSKLETWHFNNNNLSGYFPHESSLLRNLKSLWMFDNYIEGPIPEFIQNLTNLTDLRLYGMKLQGPIPQNFSKLINLENLMLGDLEGNYTSFEFVENWANLSTLSLRKCGLTGQLLSPP